The genomic interval AACCTGAATTTGATTCTTTAGATGTGTTTTCTGAGAAAAATTAGATTATAATAATATCTTCAAGTTTTGAAAGAATGAAAGAAGATATTTTAGACGAACTTAATGGATTAGAACCTTTAGAAGTTTTTAATATATTAAAAGAGAAAAAATTAAATTATAGACATGAAATTTATGATTATCAAAATGCTGTAACAACTTACTTACAAGATGACCATAATATATTAAATCTACTAAATAATATAGAATATTTAGATAGTGTACCAACATTATATTTATCATGCGAGATATTTTGTGGGAATATGCAACTAAGTTAGGTTCACAGTTTAAATCTTATTTTTCTGATGAAATAGCTGAAGCAATAAAAGATACTTATATTACAGATTGTCAACATGTTATTATATTCTTCAAAAGTATAGTAAAAAATGGTGATTTTTGGGTTTTTACTACAGAGGATGAACATATACAAAGTATAATTGATCTATAGAAGGATAAGGATTATGATTCTCAAGATATAGATTAAAATGTAAATGTATTAAGTAAATTTACAAGTAGTTTACTAAATAACATTACAAACATAATATTATGTAAAATAATGTCAGTATATGTTATAATTATTATAAACTAAAGGATGGATAAAAAATGTCAACTATGATAAAAAGAATAGAAAAATACTCAGAAAATATTGTGGAGGACAAAACTCTCTTTCCTTATGATGTTGAATTTTATAAAGAATACTTTTTAACTTTTTTAGATAATGAATCACATAATTTTAATAAGGTATTGTTAGTAAATGTAATAGAAAATATTACATGGTATAGACAATCACAAATAAACTCATTTTTTACTAGAACTATGACTGAAGAAATATTTGATTATGATTTCATACTTGCTTATAAGAACAAAATAAGTAGTAGTTCAAATAATATAATATCTAATTTAAGACAACAAGGTATAATTTATGATGAAATATTAGATTTATCTAAAATAAAACACACAGTTAAGAATAAAACTTTAATTATATTAGATGACTATGTAGGTAGTGGTAATACTATCATAAATAATGTCTTAATAAATAAATCTTTTCAAAATTGTAAATTTATAATTATTGCTTTTGTGTGGCAGGAATTAGCAATATCTAACTTAAAGAAATTTCTAAAATCTTATAAACAAAATAATGTTGAAATACATAAAAAAAATGTAATAGTAGAAAAAAATTTTGAACATAAAGTTAACGATATTAAAACTATTAATTATATTAAGAAAATATGTAATGGACTAATATATTCAAAGGAATATTATGGTTACAACAATACGGGGGCCATGATATCTCTAATGGGAATATCACCAAATAACAATATTTCTATGATTTGGAGAGATGATATTATAAAAGATGGTCAAAAATGGATACCTCTTCTTGACAGGGAAATTGGACTAAAAATGATAACAAGATATAGAATAGAGGTTTTTAAAAATAATAAAAAGCTATTATATGATTTTTATAAAAAAATTAGTAAAAAACTAGAAATAACTTTTGAGGAATATAAAGTAATTTATCTATTTTTTGTTAAAAAAAACATTCAATTCAATGAAATTAAAAAAATTTTAGGCTATGATAATCATAATCAAATCAATGAAATTATAGCTAATTTGAAATATAAAAAGATAATTACATTTATTGATGGTTATATAAATATTTTAAACCAATACCTAATAAAAAATATGAAAGATTTAACAAATCGAATTTTAGTAGTATTAAAAAAAGAGGGAATAGAGCGGAAGAAAAAAACAGATGTGTTTTTAGCTAATCAATCTAGTTAATAAGTTTCCCTTCTAGGAGGGCAAATGAGTCATTTGCATGGTAATTAGGTTTCTAGTAATCATCCGACTTCACAGACTGCGAAGTATACTCGTCTTGAAGTCTAATGTATTTGAGTGTGTATAAATACCTTTCGCACAGCTGTGCCAAAGAATATTTATATTTACACACAAACTCTTATAGCAAGGAGTTGGCTAGGAGGGAAATTTATTATGGAAAATAAAAATTTATATAGGAAAAAAATTGAAAATAGCGACATAAGTTTTAATGAAAAACAAAAATTATTATCTAATTTAGGTAATATTAAAGATGATTATCCAATCATTTTAAATGGATACCATATTTCCAATAAAGTTGGTATAAAATGGAATGATTATCTTAAATTATTGAAAAATACTAATAAATATTATCATGTATATTATATGGCTAAAAAAAGTGGTGGAAGAAGAAAAATAACTATACCTGATCAAATACTTATGGATATACAATATTTTATTAAAAATAATATTTTAGAAAATATTAAAATTGATGAAAGTGCATTTGGTTTTAGGAAACAAAAATCTATTTTAGCTAATGCAACCTACCATCGAGAAGGTGAAAAAGTATTAATTATGGATATAGAAAATTTCTTTCCCAGTATCCATAAAGGACGAGTCTATTATGTGTTTAATAAAATATGTGGTTATTCAAGAGAAGTGTCTTACGATTTAACAAGACTGGTTACTTATAATAATGGATTACCACAGGGTGCTCCGACTAGTCCAATTATTTCAAATATAGTAGCTTATAAATTAGATTTAAGATTGAAAGGTTTGTCTTATGTCATAGGTATAAAATACTCTAGATATGCTGATGATTTAACATTTTCTGGTGCTGAAAATAAAATTAATGATAAATTATTGTATACTGTATCTAACATTATTGAAGATGAAGGCTTTAAACTTAACCTGAAGAAAATTAGATTCTATGGAAAGAATAGCACAAAGATTATTAATGGGTTAGTAATAAATAATGGATATGTCACTATTCAAAAAAGATACATAGATAAAATAAAGCAAGAATTATACTATATTAGAAAATTTGGACTTGAATCACACCTTAATTATGTTGGGTTTAAAAATAAACATTATGCTGAACATCTTAAAGGGAAAATACTGTATGTTTATAGTATAGATAAAGAAAAAGGAAAACAATTATTTAGTCTTTATAATGAACTAAATATTGAAAATAAACCTAATCTTGTTAGAGGGGGATTTGATGAGATGCCCGTATTGTAATAGATGGGGATTTAAATTTATATTAAAATTGAATGAACATAACATGTGTCGTTTTTGTAAACGGTTAAAAATACGTCACTCGAACTATACAATTAATTCTATCAAAAATAATTGTACTAAAATTAATATGACTCTTGATGTTAATGAAGTTCAAGGCTTAATCATTACTCTAAACAAATTAATTGAAAATTTTAAAATAAATTTTCTAAATAAAGGATTTAAAATTAACTTTGATTTAAAAAAATTGTCTAATAGTATTATTTTTTTAAATGATATGATAACTAATCAAGAGGATTATCTTCTAAAAAGATTAAATTTGATAAAAGAAAGAAAAAAAGTAATTAATTTCTTTGAAAATAAAAAAAGAATAATTCCATTATTAGAAGAAATACACAGAACATATTTATTTTTAATTAATTATTATTATAAAATGAGAAAAATTTCTGAATTTAATGTTGAAAAAACTATTGAATATTGTATAAAAGATATTCAACTAATAGAGAGCAATTTAAATAAAATGAGAAAAATAATTCAAGATAGTTATAATGTTAGATCATTTACACAGTTGATAATAATATACACAAATAGACAACAATAT from Mycoplasmatota bacterium carries:
- a CDS encoding RNA-directed DNA polymerase; translated protein: MENKNLYRKKIENSDISFNEKQKLLSNLGNIKDDYPIILNGYHISNKVGIKWNDYLKLLKNTNKYYHVYYMAKKSGGRRKITIPDQILMDIQYFIKNNILENIKIDESAFGFRKQKSILANATYHREGEKVLIMDIENFFPSIHKGRVYYVFNKICGYSREVSYDLTRLVTYNNGLPQGAPTSPIISNIVAYKLDLRLKGLSYVIGIKYSRYADDLTFSGAENKINDKLLYTVSNIIEDEGFKLNLKKIRFYGKNSTKIINGLVINNGYVTIQKRYIDKIKQELYYIRKFGLESHLNYVGFKNKHYAEHLKGKILYVYSIDKEKGKQLFSLYNELNIENKPNLVRGGFDEMPVL